One region of Alcanivorax sediminis genomic DNA includes:
- the hxsD gene encoding His-Xaa-Ser system protein HxsD — protein MKVLNFSKLKLSEWVIRNALYWLSSVSEWSLDESDEEWIVVLMDDSHSTECQLSRLINDYILRERIMLKTEGARVAIAKAVIDGIQDQLST, from the coding sequence ATGAAAGTACTAAATTTTAGTAAGCTGAAACTGTCGGAATGGGTAATTAGAAATGCACTATATTGGCTTTCTAGTGTAAGTGAGTGGTCATTGGATGAGAGCGATGAAGAATGGATTGTGGTTTTGATGGATGATAGCCATTCTACTGAATGCCAGCTTTCTAGATTGATTAATGACTATATTCTCCGTGAGAGAATCATGTTGAAAACGGAAGGGGCGAGAGTGGCAATTGCAAAAGCGGTAATTGATGGAATTCAGGATCAATTGTCAACATGA
- a CDS encoding His-Xaa-Ser system-associated MauG-like protein, which translates to MKIAIKNVFFLLVSFLFSVNCYSLSLDDKLHLIKEVYGLESRLCEVDEDLIDDALSPIGELVFNTPVLSGDKDMSCSVCHIDEMALTDGLPIAIGVGGEGEGVDRIKSSGVIVPRNAFTLFGRASSDYINFFWDGRVQENDGIVYSPIGDGYKIGFNSPLAVAAVLPILARDEFLGLQRPYGSSENLELINDVYYEKKIEAANILIHKVVREPSDEGELRLSDAFAAADVVEPSIQVVGNALASFIAEKVRDCSPTPWEEYINGDLKALTDKQKEGAVTFFGKGRCASCHGGSLFSDFDFHSLGVPQGEFGPYIHGQDVGRASVTHELGDRYKFRTPSLIYVSRTPPYGHNGVFKTLEEVVMFHLNPIPFFSEKGWSSDRELLSYGKILSSRSEVLGFIDITREDEMSALVEFLKAL; encoded by the coding sequence ATGAAGATTGCCATTAAGAATGTCTTTTTTCTGTTGGTTTCTTTTTTGTTTTCAGTTAACTGTTACTCCTTGTCCTTAGACGATAAATTGCATCTCATAAAAGAGGTCTATGGCCTTGAGTCGCGCCTCTGCGAAGTTGATGAAGATTTGATTGATGATGCCCTCTCCCCAATAGGTGAACTTGTTTTTAATACGCCCGTACTTAGTGGCGATAAAGACATGTCCTGCTCAGTTTGCCACATTGACGAGATGGCGCTTACTGACGGCCTTCCTATCGCGATAGGAGTGGGCGGGGAGGGGGAAGGAGTTGATAGAATTAAGAGCTCCGGGGTCATTGTTCCTCGTAATGCCTTTACTTTATTTGGGCGCGCATCTTCTGATTATATAAATTTTTTTTGGGATGGTCGGGTTCAGGAAAATGACGGGATTGTTTATTCCCCGATTGGAGATGGTTATAAGATAGGGTTTAATTCGCCGCTTGCTGTTGCTGCGGTATTGCCAATCTTGGCACGCGATGAGTTCTTAGGATTGCAGAGACCGTATGGATCTAGTGAAAATCTCGAGCTAATCAATGATGTTTATTATGAGAAAAAAATTGAAGCTGCCAATATCTTGATTCATAAGGTTGTGCGTGAGCCAAGTGATGAAGGTGAATTAAGATTGTCTGATGCTTTTGCCGCTGCAGATGTTGTAGAACCGAGTATCCAGGTTGTCGGTAATGCTTTGGCTAGTTTTATAGCCGAGAAGGTGAGGGATTGTTCCCCAACTCCTTGGGAGGAATATATTAATGGTGATCTAAAGGCATTGACGGATAAACAAAAAGAGGGAGCTGTCACATTTTTCGGGAAAGGGAGGTGTGCAAGTTGCCATGGAGGAAGTTTGTTTTCGGATTTTGATTTTCACTCTCTTGGCGTCCCTCAGGGAGAGTTTGGGCCATATATTCATGGGCAGGATGTTGGGCGGGCAAGTGTCACTCATGAGCTTGGGGATAGATATAAATTTAGAACCCCTTCGCTGATTTATGTATCTCGGACACCTCCATATGGTCATAACGGAGTTTTTAAAACACTAGAAGAAGTTGTTATGTTTCACCTTAATCCAATACCATTCTTTTCAGAAAAGGGTTGGAGCTCTGATCGTGAGCTATTGAGTTATGGGAAAATTTTGTCTTCTAGGTCTGAGGTGCTTGGTTTTATTGATATAACTAGAGAAGATGAAATGTCTGCGCTGGTTGAATTTTTAAAGGCCCTATGA
- a CDS encoding esterase/lipase family protein, which translates to MTTPTRGPIRALSLTLFLFSLSVSLPAQAGWFDWLYKDTYTQTRYPIVLSHGLFGFDDIAGYNYWYRIPEELRRSGADVYVTQVAAANSTEVRGEQLARQVEEILAATGAEKVNLIGHSHGGPTVRYVASVYPQYVASATAVAGPHTGARMADVLLGMQQALPLTGEVIGEIVNAAVSFLDLISSGGYEQDSLAAMYSLSTEGSAEFNSHHPEGLPQDACGEAPEQASNGVRYYSWSGAKPLTNALDISDAGMGLLALLYLGEKNDGLVSSCSSHLGLVIRDDYWMNHLDEVNQIAGLTSPFETNPATVFRQHANRLKNRGL; encoded by the coding sequence ATGACAACGCCAACACGGGGACCCATTCGGGCTCTCAGTCTTACCCTGTTCCTGTTCAGCCTTTCCGTTAGTCTGCCGGCCCAGGCCGGCTGGTTCGATTGGCTGTACAAGGATACCTACACGCAAACCCGTTACCCCATTGTGCTCAGCCATGGGCTGTTCGGCTTCGATGATATCGCCGGCTACAACTACTGGTATCGCATACCCGAAGAGCTGCGACGCAGTGGGGCCGATGTCTATGTCACCCAGGTGGCCGCCGCCAACAGCACCGAGGTGCGTGGCGAGCAGCTGGCCCGTCAGGTGGAGGAGATTCTGGCCGCCACCGGCGCCGAGAAAGTGAACCTGATTGGCCACAGTCACGGCGGCCCCACCGTGCGCTATGTGGCGTCGGTGTATCCCCAGTACGTGGCCTCTGCCACCGCCGTGGCCGGACCGCACACCGGCGCGCGCATGGCGGATGTGCTGCTCGGCATGCAGCAGGCCCTGCCGCTTACTGGCGAAGTGATCGGTGAAATTGTGAATGCAGCCGTCAGCTTTCTGGATCTGATTTCCAGCGGCGGTTACGAGCAGGATTCACTGGCGGCCATGTACTCCCTGTCGACCGAAGGCAGCGCGGAGTTCAACAGCCATCATCCGGAAGGGCTGCCCCAGGACGCCTGCGGAGAAGCCCCGGAGCAGGCCAGCAATGGCGTGCGCTATTACTCCTGGTCGGGCGCCAAACCGCTGACCAATGCCCTGGACATCAGCGATGCGGGCATGGGCCTGCTGGCCCTGCTCTATCTCGGCGAAAAGAATGATGGCCTGGTTTCCAGCTGTTCCAGCCATCTTGGCCTGGTGATCCGCGATGATTACTGGATGAACCACCTTGATGAGGTCAACCAGATTGCCGGCCTCACCAGTCCCTTCGAAACCAATCCGGCCACCGTATTCCGCCAGCACGCAAACCGGCTGAAGAACCGGGGCCTGTAA
- a CDS encoding peptidoglycan-binding protein, with the protein MRVIKRLATLLPGFLALNSQSANGAYNDGARPSDVEDALRDVVIVPLNQGEPLYLAGHRSHSSHSSHRSSSGSSGHSSHSSHSSHRSSGGGGAAPSRSTAPRYNSDPLGQPPAPTYPKEYQRQPSDKLKLDRITLIRRVQLALNLHGYYHGSIDGLMGPQTRAAIQNYRIDKGLKEWGLIDAELLNSLGILAP; encoded by the coding sequence GTGAGAGTGATTAAGCGTTTGGCAACTTTGCTTCCAGGATTTTTAGCTTTGAATAGTCAATCTGCAAATGGGGCATATAATGATGGTGCCAGACCTAGTGATGTTGAGGACGCTCTTCGAGATGTGGTGATCGTGCCACTTAATCAGGGTGAGCCTCTTTATTTGGCTGGTCACCGTAGCCATAGCAGCCACAGCTCTCATCGTTCTTCTTCCGGATCGAGCGGGCACAGTTCTCATAGTTCTCATAGTTCTCACCGTTCTTCAGGGGGAGGGGGGGCTGCGCCATCAAGGTCCACGGCACCTCGCTACAACTCGGACCCTCTTGGGCAGCCTCCTGCGCCAACATATCCTAAAGAGTATCAACGTCAGCCATCTGATAAGTTGAAGTTAGATAGAATTACTCTAATTAGACGGGTTCAGTTAGCGCTAAATCTTCATGGTTACTATCATGGAAGTATTGATGGCTTGATGGGGCCTCAGACGCGAGCCGCTATTCAGAATTATCGTATCGATAAAGGATTGAAAGAATGGGGGCTGATTGATGCGGAGTTGCTTAACTCCTTAGGGATTCTTGCGCCATGA
- a CDS encoding AgmX/PglI C-terminal domain-containing protein, whose translation MLSLTLLLGNAVASEGNRGLSGQEGKALVGKASNRNASDESCERGSIESSALSLINHTFCRYKPKFDSHYRRALRDEPFLQGNVTFRLEVKGDGKVASVEIIQSDLSHSELERRFLMIASAMQFPGIGPDGWEGEYILRFSS comes from the coding sequence ATGCTGAGTCTGACATTGCTTTTGGGAAATGCTGTTGCTTCTGAGGGTAATCGGGGTTTATCAGGGCAAGAGGGTAAGGCCTTGGTTGGCAAAGCCTCTAATCGCAATGCGAGCGATGAGTCTTGTGAACGGGGGAGTATAGAGAGCTCGGCTTTATCGCTAATCAACCATACGTTCTGCCGCTACAAACCCAAATTTGATAGCCATTACCGAAGAGCGTTGAGAGATGAACCCTTTCTGCAAGGCAATGTTACGTTCAGGCTTGAGGTAAAAGGTGATGGGAAGGTGGCTTCAGTAGAAATTATCCAATCTGACCTGAGCCATTCTGAGCTTGAACGACGCTTTCTCATGATCGCTTCTGCAATGCAGTTTCCCGGTATCGGCCCAGACGGCTGGGAAGGAGAGTATATTCTGCGGTTTTCTAGCTGA
- the hxsB gene encoding His-Xaa-Ser system radical SAM maturase HxsB, which yields MNIMPFNFEELECGDYFISNSAGFHDVVTKNYLLDLVHSSTTGCKFNDNKLKSKLFIASDRDVEVATYSLASGTAKKIVNDMLFNPTYMIVPTLRCDHACTYCQVSRASIGAKKYDMPERYIENIIKKIVKLSDPPYKIEIQGGEPLVRFDLIKKIYDEALRVIGSGAFEMVIATSLSLLDRCIVNWSKGRDVFFSVSLDGSKVIHNKSRILSDGGSFEKARNGIKWIIEELGADKISTVTTVTKELLKNPDSLVDAHKELGIRGIFVRPISPYGFADGREGESYTIKEYMDFYRRLFERIKVECLSGLPMFEYSASVHVRRVMNPGFSQYADLKSPGGFVFNSILFDFDGKMYGSDEARMLQRVLPNVDFSFGKVDEGLTKNNPIYEHIISNSFNFIHPGCDNCAYQPFCGVDACQNISQQGEPVGDKSISLFCNYHKEMFGYIINEYYSDPASRKILDEWCHG from the coding sequence ATGAATATAATGCCATTTAATTTTGAAGAGTTAGAGTGTGGCGATTATTTTATAAGTAACTCTGCTGGGTTTCATGATGTTGTTACCAAGAATTATCTACTTGATTTAGTTCATTCCTCTACAACAGGTTGCAAGTTCAATGACAACAAATTGAAGAGTAAACTTTTTATTGCATCTGATCGGGATGTTGAGGTGGCGACTTATTCTTTAGCCTCAGGCACAGCAAAGAAGATCGTCAATGACATGCTGTTCAATCCAACATACATGATAGTTCCAACCCTTCGATGTGATCATGCGTGTACTTATTGTCAGGTGAGTAGAGCCTCAATAGGCGCAAAGAAATATGACATGCCTGAAAGATACATTGAAAATATAATTAAAAAAATAGTGAAGCTATCTGACCCTCCATATAAGATTGAAATTCAAGGGGGGGAGCCACTCGTAAGGTTTGATTTAATAAAAAAAATATATGATGAGGCTTTGAGGGTGATAGGGAGTGGTGCCTTTGAAATGGTTATTGCTACAAGCCTATCCTTGTTGGATCGGTGTATAGTTAATTGGTCCAAGGGAAGAGATGTGTTCTTTTCTGTGTCGTTAGACGGATCAAAAGTGATTCATAATAAAAGCCGAATTCTTTCCGATGGTGGGTCATTTGAGAAAGCCAGAAACGGAATAAAATGGATAATAGAAGAGCTGGGCGCTGACAAGATTTCGACTGTGACAACTGTTACCAAGGAGCTTCTTAAGAATCCAGATTCACTTGTTGATGCTCATAAGGAGCTCGGCATTCGCGGCATCTTTGTTAGGCCAATAAGTCCCTATGGGTTTGCTGATGGGAGGGAAGGAGAGTCGTATACAATAAAAGAGTACATGGATTTTTATAGGAGGCTTTTTGAAAGGATTAAAGTTGAATGCTTGAGTGGTTTGCCCATGTTTGAATATTCCGCTTCAGTTCACGTGAGGCGTGTAATGAATCCTGGGTTTTCGCAATATGCTGATCTTAAGTCACCGGGAGGATTTGTCTTTAACTCAATTCTATTTGATTTTGACGGAAAAATGTATGGAAGTGATGAGGCAAGGATGCTTCAGCGTGTCTTGCCAAATGTTGACTTTTCATTTGGAAAAGTAGATGAAGGCTTGACTAAGAATAATCCGATTTACGAACACATAATATCTAATTCATTCAATTTTATTCATCCTGGTTGTGATAATTGTGCTTATCAACCTTTTTGTGGTGTGGATGCATGTCAAAATATAAGTCAGCAGGGGGAGCCTGTTGGAGATAAATCAATTTCTTTGTTCTGTAATTATCACAAAGAAATGTTTGGCTACATTATAAATGAATACTACTCTGACCCAGCTAGTCGAAAAATACTTGATGAGTGGTGTCATGGTTGA
- a CDS encoding IS110 family RNA-guided transposase, with product MNEQAVGIDVSKKKLDICVAIGNKFKSKVFANSPGGHEALNTWLQQRDIPVDTPVVLEATGPYSEAVAIFLADLGWSISVVNPSRISGYAQSELSRNKTDKADARLIACFAQRARLESWSPPSLAVRELRALVDRLQALIDMRQQELNRLEALSQTSTSSVEKMMKEHVDWLNDQIKKIQSDIDDHIDGSPELKNDADLMQSIPGIGRRASSQMLAYIGDVRRFKNAKALAAFIGVTPRQRQSGSSINKRSAMSRTGHVAARKSLYMPGLVAKHHSPVVVAMAVRLQTRGLSPKAIFGASMRKLVHLIYGVIKSGIPFNAEIAMNRLDLQEGI from the coding sequence ATGAACGAGCAGGCCGTGGGCATTGATGTATCGAAGAAGAAGCTGGATATCTGTGTTGCCATCGGCAACAAGTTCAAGAGTAAAGTTTTTGCAAACTCCCCTGGCGGTCATGAGGCATTAAATACGTGGCTGCAGCAGCGAGACATCCCCGTTGATACGCCCGTTGTTCTGGAGGCGACTGGCCCTTACAGCGAAGCAGTAGCTATCTTCCTGGCTGATTTAGGTTGGTCAATCAGTGTGGTGAATCCCTCCCGAATTTCAGGCTATGCCCAAAGTGAGTTAAGCCGGAACAAAACAGACAAAGCGGATGCCCGGCTGATTGCTTGCTTTGCTCAACGAGCAAGACTTGAAAGCTGGTCTCCTCCAAGCCTTGCTGTGCGGGAATTAAGGGCCTTGGTAGACCGCCTTCAAGCATTGATTGATATGCGCCAGCAAGAGCTAAATCGCCTTGAAGCCCTGAGCCAAACATCAACTTCATCCGTAGAAAAGATGATGAAGGAGCATGTCGACTGGCTCAATGATCAAATCAAGAAGATTCAGTCTGACATTGATGACCATATTGATGGCAGCCCGGAGCTAAAGAACGATGCCGATCTGATGCAAAGCATCCCTGGTATAGGGCGTCGCGCCAGTTCCCAAATGTTGGCCTACATCGGTGACGTCAGACGCTTTAAAAACGCCAAAGCACTAGCCGCATTCATTGGTGTTACACCCAGGCAGAGGCAGTCGGGAAGCTCGATAAACAAGCGAAGCGCCATGTCCAGGACCGGTCATGTGGCGGCGAGGAAGTCCCTTTATATGCCAGGGCTGGTTGCCAAACATCACAGCCCTGTCGTTGTGGCGATGGCTGTACGGCTGCAAACCAGAGGGTTATCCCCCAAGGCAATTTTCGGTGCCAGCATGCGGAAATTGGTGCACCTGATATATGGCGTCATTAAATCCGGGATACCATTTAATGCGGAAATTGCAATGAATAGGCTTGACCTTCAAGAGGGTATCTGA
- the hxsC gene encoding His-Xaa-Ser system radical SAM maturase HxsC produces the protein MNTTLTQLVEKYLMSGVMVDVVRKDIFKGASDGGHPVGYVLLRKCAPDERNDYLEQVRVFSGVDDMRGWDDYCSWRIVDKQVFDAIEDGDVGFYTRNGALRVLLSRKANHNTLLVTERCDNLCLFCSQPPKKEEDDWLLVQSALAIAAFQAPMLIGISGGEPLLYGQRFVKFIDSVSELSPATSLHVLTNGRAFSDKDYASEVAKRCADGKICFGIPLYSLNSDIHDHLVGSEGAFHETVKGLINAGNLGVPVELRIIPTKKNFSELSSVVEFACRVFSSVSQISIMNLEPTGWAKLNWGTLYVSPESYSSELRKCIVNGDKGGVPIVLYNYPLCHLDEGLRGRAVKSISDWKNYYPEECGDCSLKKQCGGFFSSSKGRTHHKPRKIL, from the coding sequence ATGAATACTACTCTGACCCAGCTAGTCGAAAAATACTTGATGAGTGGTGTCATGGTTGATGTTGTCAGAAAAGATATATTTAAAGGGGCTTCTGATGGCGGGCATCCGGTAGGGTATGTGCTTTTGAGAAAGTGTGCACCCGATGAAAGGAATGACTATTTAGAGCAGGTAAGAGTTTTTTCAGGTGTTGATGATATGCGGGGGTGGGATGATTACTGCTCTTGGCGAATAGTTGATAAACAAGTTTTTGATGCCATCGAAGATGGTGATGTTGGGTTCTATACCCGAAATGGCGCGCTTAGGGTCCTTCTTTCAAGAAAGGCTAATCACAATACTCTCCTAGTTACGGAAAGATGCGATAATTTATGCTTGTTTTGTTCACAGCCCCCCAAAAAAGAAGAAGATGATTGGTTGTTGGTCCAATCTGCTTTGGCAATTGCAGCCTTTCAGGCCCCAATGTTGATTGGTATAAGTGGTGGGGAGCCGCTTCTTTATGGTCAGCGCTTTGTGAAATTTATAGATAGTGTTTCTGAATTGTCTCCTGCTACATCGTTACATGTTCTTACGAATGGGCGGGCATTTTCTGATAAAGATTATGCAAGTGAGGTAGCTAAGCGGTGTGCTGATGGGAAGATATGTTTTGGTATTCCTCTCTATTCACTTAATAGTGATATTCACGACCATTTGGTTGGGTCTGAGGGGGCATTTCATGAGACGGTTAAAGGATTGATTAATGCTGGAAATTTAGGCGTTCCTGTTGAGCTAAGAATAATACCCACGAAAAAAAATTTTTCCGAATTGAGCTCTGTTGTGGAGTTCGCTTGTCGCGTATTTTCTTCGGTGTCACAGATATCGATTATGAATCTTGAGCCAACAGGGTGGGCTAAACTTAATTGGGGCACTCTATATGTTTCACCGGAAAGTTACTCATCTGAGCTCAGGAAGTGCATAGTTAACGGAGATAAGGGTGGGGTCCCGATTGTCTTGTACAATTATCCATTATGTCATTTGGATGAAGGATTGCGCGGTCGAGCAGTAAAGTCTATCTCTGACTGGAAGAATTATTACCCTGAAGAATGCGGTGATTGTTCATTAAAAAAACAATGTGGTGGTTTCTTTTCTTCATCCAAAGGGAGGACACACCATAAGCCGAGGAAAATATTGTGA
- a CDS encoding lipase secretion chaperone, which produces MSRKLQVLSLLVVVGLAGLGWWLFQPDTRAAVALPDGTQPDAPAIRPHTDIPVTHFEAALAHAQTLGEAPESLTGTQVDGQLQVTEQGELVITPDLRWVFDYFLSTQGEETLADCQARLARYLNENLPPDAAAEAWRLFQQYLALGDAMMALPPHDGSPAGIREAVRQRNAMQQAYLGPEAAEAFYGLDMAYDRYMADRQSILDDSSLNEAEQQQRLMALQQTLPSQMQSMLEETRAPVLLAEKTEALREQGASEAEIRALREQHFGAAAADRLEALDEARAQWDARYAEYQQQRQSILNSGLAAEDQQAAVLRLQQAYFSEQELHRVQALDRIAQDGSS; this is translated from the coding sequence ATGTCGCGGAAACTACAGGTTTTAAGCCTGCTCGTTGTGGTGGGTTTGGCGGGGCTGGGTTGGTGGCTTTTCCAACCCGATACCAGAGCCGCTGTAGCGTTGCCGGATGGAACGCAACCAGATGCACCTGCGATACGCCCCCACACCGATATACCCGTCACGCATTTTGAGGCGGCGCTGGCCCATGCGCAGACCTTGGGCGAGGCCCCCGAATCGTTAACCGGCACCCAGGTGGATGGTCAGCTACAGGTCACGGAGCAGGGCGAGTTGGTGATCACGCCGGACCTGCGTTGGGTATTCGATTACTTTCTCTCTACCCAGGGTGAAGAGACACTGGCCGACTGCCAGGCGCGCCTTGCCCGTTATCTCAATGAGAACCTGCCCCCTGACGCCGCCGCCGAAGCCTGGCGACTCTTTCAGCAGTATCTGGCACTGGGCGACGCCATGATGGCGCTGCCACCCCATGATGGTTCCCCGGCAGGCATTCGCGAGGCCGTGCGCCAGCGTAATGCCATGCAGCAGGCCTACCTGGGCCCGGAAGCGGCGGAGGCTTTCTATGGCCTGGACATGGCCTACGACCGCTACATGGCTGATCGTCAGTCGATTCTGGATGACTCATCACTGAATGAGGCGGAGCAACAGCAGCGCCTGATGGCACTCCAGCAGACCTTGCCAAGCCAGATGCAAAGCATGCTGGAGGAAACCCGGGCGCCCGTATTGCTGGCAGAAAAAACCGAAGCCCTGCGGGAGCAGGGCGCCAGCGAAGCGGAGATCCGGGCATTGCGAGAGCAACACTTCGGCGCCGCCGCCGCCGACCGGCTGGAAGCCCTGGACGAGGCGCGGGCGCAATGGGATGCCCGCTATGCGGAATATCAGCAGCAACGGCAATCCATCCTGAACAGTGGGCTGGCGGCAGAGGATCAACAGGCCGCAGTGTTACGCCTGCAACAAGCCTATTTCAGCGAGCAGGAACTCCACAGAGTGCAGGCGCTGGATCGCATCGCGCAGGATGGATCGAGCTGA
- a CDS encoding TIGR03982 family His-Xaa-Ser system protein produces MILNLIFKSLVSLFCVMWILKNVVFPVSVYLVYSEKYILLSSACANAMDESWFSDQYKDGMLESSSKVHLLVCHEYDKTRKIMLFSGLDENVLSYLGLEALEINQHSAEKLVEQHRFRER; encoded by the coding sequence ATGATACTGAATTTAATTTTCAAGTCTTTGGTGTCGTTGTTTTGCGTTATGTGGATATTGAAAAATGTAGTATTCCCTGTTTCGGTGTACCTGGTTTATTCAGAGAAATACATTTTACTTAGCTCGGCGTGTGCTAATGCGATGGATGAATCATGGTTTTCTGATCAATATAAAGATGGAATGTTGGAAAGTAGTTCTAAGGTTCATTTGCTGGTTTGTCATGAATATGACAAGACAAGAAAGATAATGTTGTTTTCTGGGCTTGATGAGAATGTGCTTTCCTATTTGGGGCTTGAAGCGCTAGAGATTAATCAGCATTCAGCCGAAAAACTAGTCGAGCAGCATAGGTTTAGAGAGCGATGA
- a CDS encoding TetR/AcrR family transcriptional regulator: protein MSEVTAPRRGRPPGKTGKGEETRARILLAARTVYGEQGTNGTTVQRILKAAGVSRPTFYKYFASVPEVIDEIVQACNAEVEGLFLKVFAQPQKTFYDYLLIALSGYLNWGRSQGPLMTTRFRELHDLSSPVSRHRDVHNERIVTILHEAMVKHGRTPADVLALTTLVQGIEHLGYQFCTEAEHTDMPRYIAIMARLCVSMIGNRDDWQAMLASPFFSRLMALEE from the coding sequence ATGAGTGAAGTAACGGCACCACGCCGGGGGCGCCCTCCGGGCAAGACCGGAAAAGGGGAAGAAACGCGTGCGCGTATTTTATTAGCCGCGCGCACGGTGTATGGCGAGCAGGGGACCAACGGCACAACCGTACAGCGGATTCTGAAGGCAGCCGGGGTATCACGGCCCACCTTCTACAAATACTTTGCCTCGGTGCCGGAAGTGATTGATGAAATCGTGCAGGCCTGCAATGCCGAAGTAGAAGGCCTTTTCCTGAAGGTGTTCGCCCAGCCGCAAAAGACGTTTTACGATTATTTGCTCATCGCGCTGAGCGGCTACCTCAACTGGGGGCGGTCGCAGGGCCCGTTGATGACCACCCGCTTTCGTGAGCTCCACGATCTGTCGTCACCGGTATCCCGGCATCGGGATGTACACAATGAGCGCATCGTCACCATCCTTCACGAGGCCATGGTGAAGCATGGCCGCACTCCGGCTGATGTGCTGGCACTGACCACCCTGGTGCAGGGGATTGAGCATCTGGGTTACCAGTTCTGTACCGAGGCAGAGCACACAGACATGCCGCGCTATATCGCGATCATGGCGCGTTTGTGCGTGAGCATGATCGGCAATCGCGATGACTGGCAGGCCATGCTGGCATCGCCGTTCTTCAGCCGCCTGATGGCGTTGGAGGAATAA
- a CDS encoding TolB family protein: protein MHLLIGIILVAAVVTLFLMQSPSSTRPSSTARFVQRPLNRSFAYLSNGLMFRRDANGTVQQLHSPFVEDAIRRQEKAASRHGWKEGTTFGVRAGGGMRNFDPAKEKPFLSSSLAFDHNGDLLYFLKDDTVGGLFRLEQASGKELRLILKQRLDLADITLSPDGEKIAVSSTQPNATTNIALLDSDGDNYREVTGGDTLDSNPAWVPDDPNALLFQSIGLARNQDGYIVAHGNASIQMLDMASRSVTPILEDRDTDYLKPRVAPNGDLLFIRRPFEQPSYGYSDSALDTVLLPFRLLRALFHYLNFFSLMYSRKPLTSADNPAQQADVKEILLQGKRVDAEKALREGGKVHGIPSLVPANWELVAKTRYGDVQVLANHVCDFDVFDDGTIIYSNGQAVFSVHHDGTQGLVFSGELVAQVVAG from the coding sequence ATGCATTTGTTAATTGGGATCATCCTCGTCGCGGCGGTGGTCACTCTCTTCCTGATGCAATCTCCCTCTTCCACACGCCCGTCTTCGACGGCACGTTTTGTTCAGCGACCGCTGAACCGTTCCTTTGCCTACCTTTCCAACGGCCTGATGTTCCGCCGGGACGCCAACGGTACCGTGCAGCAGTTGCACAGCCCTTTTGTTGAGGACGCTATTCGGCGACAGGAGAAGGCGGCATCGCGGCATGGCTGGAAGGAAGGAACCACGTTTGGTGTCCGCGCCGGTGGTGGCATGCGGAACTTTGATCCCGCCAAGGAGAAGCCGTTCCTCAGCAGTTCGCTGGCCTTCGATCACAATGGAGATCTGCTCTACTTCCTGAAGGATGATACGGTGGGCGGACTGTTCAGGCTGGAGCAGGCGTCCGGCAAGGAGCTGCGGCTGATCCTCAAGCAGCGGCTTGATCTGGCTGATATCACCCTCTCTCCGGATGGCGAAAAGATTGCTGTGTCATCCACTCAGCCTAACGCCACGACCAACATCGCCCTGCTGGACAGCGATGGCGACAACTACCGGGAAGTCACCGGCGGAGACACCCTGGATTCCAACCCCGCATGGGTACCGGATGATCCCAATGCGTTACTGTTCCAGTCTATCGGGTTGGCACGTAACCAGGACGGCTACATTGTGGCCCATGGTAATGCCAGCATTCAGATGCTGGATATGGCATCACGGAGCGTGACGCCTATTCTGGAAGACCGGGACACAGATTATCTGAAGCCTCGTGTCGCCCCCAATGGCGACCTGCTGTTCATCCGCCGGCCGTTCGAACAACCCAGCTATGGCTATTCCGATTCGGCACTGGATACCGTGCTACTGCCCTTCCGCCTGTTGCGGGCCCTGTTCCATTACCTGAATTTCTTCTCGCTGATGTACAGCCGCAAACCGCTGACCAGCGCAGACAATCCGGCGCAGCAAGCCGATGTGAAAGAGATACTGCTGCAGGGAAAGCGGGTGGATGCAGAGAAAGCATTACGCGAAGGCGGCAAGGTACATGGCATCCCCTCACTGGTGCCTGCCAATTGGGAACTGGTCGCCAAGACCCGCTATGGCGATGTGCAGGTATTGGCCAATCATGTGTGTGATTTCGACGTATTCGATGATGGCACCATCATCTACTCCAATGGCCAGGCTGTGTTCTCCGTTCACCATGATGGCACTCAGGGGCTGGTCTTTTCAGGGGAGCTGGTGGCGCAGGTGGTGGCTGGCTGA